The following DNA comes from Entelurus aequoreus isolate RoL-2023_Sb linkage group LG19, RoL_Eaeq_v1.1, whole genome shotgun sequence.
ttatggaccgtagatgttgaaatccttaaattccttgcaattgcactttgagaaacgttgttcttaaactgtttgactatttgctcacgcagttgtggacaaagtggtgaccctcgccccatcctttcttgtgaaagactgagcattttttgggaagctgtttttatacccaatcatggcacccacctgttcccaattagcggatgttccaaataagtgtttgatgagcattcctcaactttatcagtatttatcgccacctttcccaacttctttgtcacgtgttgctggcatcaaattataaagttaatgattatttgcccaaaaaattttttttgtatcagtttgaacatcaaatatgttgtctttgtagcatattcaactgaatatgggttgaaaatgatttgcaaatcattgtattccgtttatatttacatctaacacaatttcccaactcatatggaaacagggtttgtatatatatatacatacatatacatatatatatatatatatatatacatatatatatatatatatatacatatacatatatatacatatacatatatatacatatacatatacatatatatacatatacatatatatacatatacatatatatacatatacatatatatatatatatatatatacacacgtatatatatatacatatatatatatacatatatatatatatatatacatatatatacgtatatatatatatatatacatatacgtatatatatatatatatatatatatatacatatatatatatatatatatatacatatacatatatatacatatatatatatatatatacatatacatatatatacatatatatacatatatatatatatatatatatatatatatatatatatatatatatatatatatatatatatatatatatatatatatatatatatatatatatatatatatatatatatatatatatatatatatatatatatatatgtatatatattagggatgtccgataatggctttttgccgatatccgatattccgatattgtccaactctttaattaccgataccgatatcaaccgataccgatatcaaccgatatatgcagtcgtggaattaacacattattatgcctaatttggacaaccatgtatggtgaagataaggtactttaaaaaaaaataataataataagataactaaattaaaaacattttcttgaataaaaaagaaagtaaaacaatataaaaacagttacatagaaactagtaattaatgaaaatgagtaaaattaactgttaaaggttagtactattagtggaccagcagcacacacaatcatgtgtgcttacggactgtatcccttgcagactgtattgatatatattgatatataatgtaggaacctgaatattgataacagaaagaaatggggggagggaggttttttgggttggtgcactaattgtaagtgtatcttgtgttttttatgttgatttaattaaaaaaaataaaaaaataaaaaaattaaaaaaaaccgatacagataataaaaaaaacgatacagataatttccgctattacattttacgcatttatcggacatccctaatatatgtatacatatatacaggtatatgtatatatatatacaggtatatgtgtatgtatatatatatatatatatatatatatatatatatatatatatatatatatatatatatatatatatatatatatatatatatatacgttgtgactCCAATGACAATAAAGCGCTCACACATCATTTCTGGTGAGTAACAAtcttactgaaaaaaaaaagaatattatcGGATGggatctgtaccgaggatgtcgttttggcttgtacagccctttgagacacttgtgatttagggctaaataaataaacattgattgattgattgattgatcgataccAGTATCGGCCAGTGGGAAAGAGGCGTGGACAAAcatctcattagcattaaagcggCAGAGCCAAAATACAGTTCTTAGTAATCCTACCTGAGACCATGAACAGAACCCCTCCAATGCGGGCCACGGTGGACTTGACGGCCTTGTCGTCCATGAAGCGCGTGCACTTCATCCCCACGGTGGACACCAGCAAGGCCATGGCCGACAGGAAGATGCTGAGCAGCAGCAGCGCTCGCGTTATTTGGATCTCCACTGAAAGGCAGGAGGTGAGCTCTTACTacagctgggggggggggggggggaagaccgAGGTCAGCGCTGGACTCACATGGCAGCTCCAGGACGGACTCGTGCAGCTCGCAGGTGGTGCGGTGCTCGCCGCTGCAGCTCATCCACAAGCCCTCGTAGATGCTGTGGGACTTGCCCTCAAAGTGGCGCTTCCACTCCACCATGACGGTGGCCATCATGGTGACGGCCAGGCCGCTCAGCGCCAGAAAGAAGCCGATGAGCTGCAGTGCAGAGTTGGCCATCACATGCAGAAGAGAGAAGAGAGGTTGTGTTGAAGGCAGGACTACTCCTCTTTTATACGTCGCTGGATGGGAAGTCTTTTCTTTATCTGATGAAGcgctggaaaaaaaacacaacctcCCCTCAACTTTGACACACTAAGTCAGGAAAGTTCAAATAGTTATTTTCTTCTCAAACTTCAGAGGACCAGGACACTTATTTTACACTTAGAGACTTAAGTCCAGTACAGTACTATTATTCATGACAATATtacatagaaatacaagaaaatatgttattattattgcaaaaataaaacaacaaattatAAGAAAATATACTTTCATTAcacatgacaataaaaacattatttcatTATATATAAGTACAGAAAAAGTATATTATATCACATATAATTACAAAAATATAATTACAAGAAAAAGTTCTATAATATAAAATTACATGTATTTTATGTTATCATAAATATAATTACAAGaaattatattatatgtatatataattacaataaaatattgttttatcatatataattttaaaaaaatattgaattacaAGAAACTGTTATTTTATCATATATAATTACAGAAAAAGTATATTACGTACAGCTAAACAATATTTTATTACATATTACAAGaaaatgttatattatatttaaatacacacacacacccattatatatatatatatatatatatatatatatatatatatatatatatatatatatatatatatatatatatatatatatatatatatatataattaatagttACAAGAAAATTTTATTTTACTACATGAAATTATATTatactgaatatatataaattatattatcatacatataATTACAAGAAAATATCATATGTATGTATAGTCAcaagaaaaatattttacaaatatatgaaagaaaatatttttatcaGATATAATGACCAGAAAGTTTTGTTAgagaattaaaataaaacataatgtattatatatattaccaACAAAAATACTTTACTATATATAATTAAAAGAACATTCTAAATTCTAATTACAAGAACATTGTAAATTCTGTTTGATATTTTGCTGTATATAATTACAGAGAAAGTTTATTatataattacaaataaaatttTATTGTATGTAATTACAAGAAAAcgttataaaatgatgttatatatattatattatcattataaaacgttataaaataatgttatatatattatattatcatacatataATTAAAAGGAATtatatgatatgtatatataattacaataaaatattgttttattatatataatttaaaaaaatactgattTACAAGaaactattattttattatatataattacagaaaaagtattttatgtacagctaaacaatattttattacatattattacaAGATTGAAATTATAttatactgaatatatatataaattatattatcatacatataATTACAAGGAATTctattatatgtacagtatatataattacaataaaatattgtattatatataaatttaaaaaatactgatTTACAAGaaactattattttattatttataattacaaGAAAATGTTATAACTtagataaaaatattttattatatttaaatatatatatatgatgaataggatatatatatatatatatatatatatatatatatatatatatatatatatatatatatatatatatatatatatatatatatatatatatatatatatatataattatcattataaaacgttataaaatgatgttatatatattatattatcatacatataATTACAATAACATTATAATATACTGGTATATCgctacaaaaatgtttaaaaatattcaaaatagTCAAATACTCATAATAATCATAAATGTTAGTATTGTGAACAGTTCAAACAACAAagttgttaaaaatatttttttttaaaaacatgtttaaataatTTACATGAATcgtttttaaccttttatcttgtTCTTTGAATTTTGAATGTAAACACAATtgtcataataaaaaaatattacaattgaatatgtttatttaaaaaattacatacatttttaattaaagaTAGAAGAAGTGACAAGTGCTCATATTAATATAACGCAAAAAATAATCATGTTAAATTCAAATATatcaataaaatattattatacaGGTATGCCATTACAATAACAACAATCCTTAAACATTTCAAAAGTTACCTCGATTATTCCCACagtcaaacaaataaaataaatgataataataacataataatgatTTAATAATTCACATTTATAAGActgttttaaaaatatgttacatatattatatacggTCACAAGATTAATACTAGCACCTACCACTACtacttgtaatatatatatatatatatatttatatatatatatatatatatatatatatatatatatatatatatatatatatatatatatatatatatatatatatatatatatatatatatatatacacatgtatatttgaATAGAATGTGTATGTTTGTAAGAAATCTAAGTTGAGCCAAGTAAGTGAGTCCAAGGTTTGTTTACAGCAGCAAACATTGTCTTCACTTGGACAATTAGCAAAGTATTTGGCCATATTTGGAGAAAGAGGAAGTGGGTTTGTAAACAAATGAGATCTGTCAGTCCGATCGGATCAGATCCACCCTTTCCTGTAATAACTCCATCACATCTTGGTCCTCCTCTCACCCCCAAACATCTCTCTGTCTCTCATAAACActtgacttttactgtaaaaacacttTGCTCATTTACTgtactgcatgtgtgtgtgtgtgtgtgtgcgtgtgtgtgtgtgtgtgcaggaaagcaCCAATGTGTCATGTGAGTACTGTGGTAATACTGTACACAGTACTGTGGTAATACTGTATACAGTACTGTGGTACTGTCTACAGTACTGTGGTAATACTGTATACAGTACTGTGGTGTGGTAATACTGTATACAGTACTGTGGTGTGGTAATACTGTACACAGTACTGTGGTAATACTGTACACAGTACTGTGGTAATACTGTATACAGTACTGTGGTAATACTGTACACAGTACTGTGGTAATACTGTACACAGTACTGTGGTAATACTGTATACAGTACTGTGGTAATACTGTATACAGTACTGTGGTGTGGTAATACTGTATACAGTACTGTGGTGTGGTAATACTGTACAAAGTACTGTGGTAATATACAACACCGTGGTTGGGCCACTGACATACTGGTTGTTTTTATTAAtgctattattatcattaagtaAACAGTATGAATATATAAGCGAGTGTTGTACTACTACTGAGAAATATTAAATAATACTACTGTACATTGCACCTGCTAAAAGAACACATGAGCAAGAAAGTGACATCTGGTGGCCATTCTAAGTAGTACaagtatttttattataataatgttaatcattatcactattattaaatataataatactgATGATTATTAAAAGATGATGTATATTGGAATAGTATAACCACAAACTGGTGCatgaggcatatatatatatatatactactactGAGAAATATTAAATAATACTACTGTACATTGCACCTGCTAAAAGAACACATGAGCAAGAAAGTGACATCTGGTGGCCATTCTAAGTAGTACaagtatttttattataataatgttaatcattatcactattattaaatataataatactgATGATTATTAAAAGATGATGTATATTGGAATAGTATAACCACAAACTGGTGCatgaggcatatatatatatatatatatatagaatgccaagagtgtacgaAAAAGTtcatcattcatagttttgaggtgacaatctacaatgtaaatagtcatgaaaagaaggaaaacacattgaataccaatatatcattttttaaataatcagtattatgcaagcggtagaaaatggatggattattatattTAATAACAGTGATAATAGTTAAGAACATTATTATAATACAATATGCATAAACATTAATACCATCTACATATAccgtacacatacatatgtataattgTTATTGTAATATGAATAGTAAATCATAATTACCAtatttcataatttaaaaaaaagttaaattaaaaCACAGAAAGAATGATCATTACAAATGTATTGTTGATGATTgttttagtaataataataattacttaattatggttatatataaataaaaaatatattacacGTAATACTTtgaaggaaaacatttttaaaataagaatgatttatattatttctatatatatcaataaaacaattatatatgctgtaattttatatatacatacatatatatatatatatatatacatatatatatatatatatatatatatatacatacatatatatatatgtatatatacatatatatatacatatatatatacatatatatgtatatatacatatatatatatgtatatatatacatgtatatatatatacatatatatatacacatatatatatacacatatatatacacatatatatatacacatatatatatacacatatatatacatatatatatatacacatatatatacatatatatatatacatatatatacatatatatatatatacatatatatacatatatatatatatacatatatatacatatatatacatatatatatatatatacatatatacatatatatacatatatacatatatatacattatatatatatatatatatatatatacatatatatacatatatatacatatatatacatatatatacatatatacatatatacatatatatacatatatatatatatacatatatacatatatatacatatatatatatatatacatatatacatatatatacatatatacatatatatacatatatatatatatacatatatatacattatatatatatatatatatatatatatatacatatatacatatatatacattatatatatatatatatatatatatatatatatatatatatatatatatatatatatatatatatatacatatatatatatatatatatatatatatatatatatatatatataagtcataTAGTAATATTATTACCAAAAATAATAAGTATTactaataaatattattttgaaaTGGTTTTAATATAATAGTTAATGGTTTTAATTAGGAGTAGAATGATCTATATATAATTTATTCATGCATTCATTTACAGATTACTGATATATTACTACGACCATTAGATGATGAAAATGTAAGAAGAATTTAAATATTAAAGATTCAAGAGTATCTAAgtgataataataacataacgtagcgtattttctggaccatagggcgcaccggattataagacgcgcgcgatgagtgggtctattcaggtctattttcatacaaaaggcgcaccggattataaagcgcattaggagtcagttttttgttttttttctaaatataaaaaaacttccttgtggtctacataacatgtaatggtggtactttggtccaaatgttgcatagatgatgttttacagatcatcttcaagtcactttctgacagtcgcttcaggatgtggcgttttgtgggcggtcttatttacgtgtctcaccttcgacagcgtcttctccccgtcatctttgttgtagcggtgtagcgggcAAGgaccgggagtggaagaagtgtcaaaagatggcgctaactgttttaatgacattcagactttacttcaatcaataacggagcagcgtctcctcatccgtggctcactagtgcaacaacaacgcccgaaatgtgtcccgtgaaaaagcattcgaccggaactctctagtacagtgtttttcaaccttttttgagccaaggcaaattttttgcgttaaaaaaatccggaggcacaccaccagcagaaatcataaactcagttgacagttaacagtcattgtcgcaattgttggatatgactttaaaccataaccaagcatgcatcagtataggtcttgtctcaaagtaggtgtactgtcaccacctgtcacatcatgccatgacttatttggaggttttttttgctgttttcctgtgtgtagtgttttagttcttgtcttgcgctcctattttggtggctttttctcttttttttggtattttcctatagcagtttcatgtcttcctttgagtgataaatcccgcatctactttgttttagcaatcaagaatatttcagttgtttttatcctcctttatggggacattgttgattgtcatgtcatgttcggatgtacattgtggacaccgtctttgctccacagtaagtttttgctgttgtccagcattctgtttttgtttactttctagccagttcagttttagtttcgttctgcatagccatccctataagcttcaatgccttttcttaagggaactcaccttttgtttatttttggtttaagcataagacacctttttacctgcatttacaaagcaattagctaccggctgccacctactgatatggaagagtattacacggttactctgccgagctctagacagcaccgacactcaacaacaacaacacataatttggagactataattactggtttgcaaaaaatgtttttaacccaaatatgtgaaattagataatctcccacggcacaccagactgtatctcagggcacacttgtgtgccgcggcacagtggttgaaaaacactgctctaataactgaataatgtaaactcactacaccggtatgttttagcactttcatggcaagtttactgacagatagaagtaagaactttacactactttatattagaaatggcaacagtggaggatgaatgtcacataacaagaaaatagagaaaaataagaaacttatcgactacggtgtcggcacggactacaaaggtggacacgCGCAcactttcaggacttatgcagaaaccaaatacacatcagcaggtaccagaaggtaagaaaagttgcttttgcataatattgtgaaacaaaaacgccagataatatgtcataccttatacacacaccataataatactcctatgttgaagcacagtacaagcttcacagcttaccaaagtcgtactaaaacattttgacagatttttgagtgccgtgtgtaatgttctatatttacaATGGAATGTTTAcagttttggtgtcgtttactggcgtcatattgcagtctacacgtatctcttgtgtgtgactgccatctactggtcacacttatcatttcgccatgtaccaagtaaaatagctttgaggttggtaagcacaatcagaattattctggacattaggcgcaccgggttacaaggcgcactgtcgatttttgagaaaatgaaaggattttaagtgcgccttatagtcggaaaaatacggtatgcatatATTTGATCTACCAATGTTGTTGATCATTTTCAATGCGTTTCACATTTCTGTTAATGAAATTAGAATTATTCTccataaaatatgttttgtgttcatatttctgCACGTCTGCAATGAATTAGTCGGATCTACGAGatttattttggggaaaaaaggcttaccgtattttttggagtataagtcgctccggagtataaggcgcaccgggcggaaatgcataataaagaaggaaaaaaacatatatacacaaccgttcaaaagtttggggtcacattgaaatgtccttatttttgaaggaaaagcactgtacttttcaatgaagataactttaaactagtcttaactttaaagaaatacactctatacattgctaatgtggtaaatgactattctagctgcaaatgtctggtttttggtgcaatatctacataggtgtatagaggcccatttccagcaactatcactccagtgttctaatggtacaatgtgtttgctcattggctcagaaggctaatcgatgattagaaaacccttgtgcaatcatgttcacacatctgaaaacagtttagctcgttacagaagctacaaaactgaccttcctttgagcagattgagtttctggagcatcacatttgtggggtcaattaatcgctcaaaatggcctgaaaaagagaactttcatctgaaacccgacagtctattctggttcttagaaatgaaggctattccacaaaattgtttgggtgaccccaaacttttcaacggtagtgtaagttgcactggagtataagtcacattttttggggaaatgtattttaaaaaacccaacaccaagaatagacatttgaaaggcaatttaaaataaacaaagaatagtgaacaacaggctgaataagcgtacgttatatgaggcataaataaccaactgagaaggtgcctggtatgttaacgtaacatattatggtaagaatcattcaaataactataacatatagaacatgctatacgtttaccaaacaatctgtcactcctaatcgctaaatcccatgaaatcttatacgtctagtctcttacgtgaatgagctaaataatatttgatattttacgctaatgtgttaatcatttcacacataagtcgctcctgagtataagtcgcacccccggccaaactatgaaaaaaaactgcgacttacagtccgaaaaatacggtaggtttgTGTTCAGTTCTCTGTGGGACCTTTGGGAAGAGAATACTAACAAAAACCGGGGTGGTTTTGTATTTAAACTGTGCATCCATCCGTGTGTGTGTCTGCAGCGCTAATTAGCACGATGCTAACGTTAGCGCAGACACTGTTCAGGGGAAAACTAGGCAAAACGCGAGCAGTTAGCGTAGCACGGTGAGGACCACGGCGTTGACAAACATTCGATAGTTGCCCACAAAGCCTTGCTGACATAAGAGCATGGCATTCATTGCCGAGCCTTCTAATAAACGATGCTCCTctacagtatgtttttttttttgcaagcttAAACAAAGCACCTGATAATTGCCTTGTCAGGCGTCCAAGGTCGACTCCCTTCCAATGTTGGCCCGCGTGCTGCTCCAACCAGTCGGATATCATTCCTGCATCAGGCACAGCCAGCACGCTCCCCCCCTGGCCAAAcgttttttttgtaacaccgtgtGAGGACTCCCAGCTGCATGTCTGCAAGTCTAGCAAAGACAAAGAACATTGCCACAACTATTACATGTGTTCAAAGCAGCTACAGTAAACGTGGCAATTAAGGCCATTTATTGTGAAATGAGGAAGGGCGGGGCCTATTAAACAGGTGTCCTGCCTGCACCTCAGCCACAAGTCGACATGTTGTGGACTTTTTAGATACATTATTGTGCAATCATTTCACTCATTTCTACGTTGGCCTGCAGGAGGCAACACGTGAAAACACCGAAATGATAGGAAAGCAACAAAAAAACACCACAAAACACACGCAAAGAGGAATtactgtaaggctgcagctattgattatttgtTTGTGTTATTAGTTTTCCCGATTCAAAGTTTCCTCTTAATGTAAttgacacatttgcatttttattaccgccacaccttgaaagtaCGTTTTTTTTCTCTTGGAAGAACTAATTAAagcaatataatgtattgtagccccTATAAGAaatcacaaagtctgacgctatttttaacttttattgccaatcaaacaaacggcacaattccaacaggttttacctcccgtgcaaagaCTTTCGTCTCCGTAAGTCCGCActtccccggacacacaacaacactgcctactcagtggcctagtggttagagtgtctgccctgagatcggtaggttgtgagttcaaaccccggccgagtcataccaaagactataaaaatgggagccattacctccctgcttggcactcagcatcaagggttggaattgggggttaaatcactaaaaatgattcccgggcacggtcaccgctgctgcccactgctcccctcacctcccagggggtgatcaagggtgatgggtcaaatgcagagaatcatttcgccacacctagtgttggtactttaacttcctcATTGTCCGATTCAAAGTTTCCTCTTAATGTAATTGACACATTGGCATTTTTATTACCACCACACCTTGAAAGTACGTTTTTTTTCTCTTGGAAAAACAAATTAAagcaatataatgtattgtagccccTATAAGAaatcacaaagtctgacgctatttttaacttttattgccaatcttgtgataacaaacggcacaattccaacaggttttacctcccgtgcaaagaCTTTCGTCTCCGTAAGTCCGCActtccccggacacacaacaacactgcctactcagtggcctagtggttagagtgtctgccctgagatcggtaggttgtgagttcaaaccccggccgagtcataccaaagactataaaaatgggagccattacctccctgcttggcactcagcatcaagggttggaattgggggttaaatcaccaaaaatgattcccggtcacggtcaccgctgctgcccactgctcccctcacctcccagggggtgatcaagggtgatgggtcaaatgcagagaatcatttcgccacacctagtgttggtactttaacttcctcATtgtccgccaatcacctttcaggtacagacggtgtgtttgcaaacatgggaaaaactgacatcaaatccaaaacaacacaaacataaaacatgaaCATTAGCTGGTGGTTACAgtatgaatttatatatatacatatatagcctattatttacgcactattgacaagttatGCACCGAAAACTAGACCACcgaaaaatactttgatcactgaAAACCGCgctaccgaaaccggatgtaaacaaaactggagcgttgtcagcatgtctgtgatgtggtcgtgatttttatttataatgcagatatacccgcggacagccatctacaaaatgtgcaaatattaaggggACAGAGGCagcttttaagaagagaaagtgaAACTAGAGCAACAGCGCCAAGCGAGTGTGATGTAAGAAACAAATGCACAAGAAAAATGGttgcaaattccaaaaaaaacacaaagaaagaacatgagaaaaaTGCAGCAAATTCACAGAAGACAACGGAAGCTATCCAGGCTAGCAGGCGGATTAAAGACTTCAAAGTATCATCGAACAACCAATTGTtaccacttttgtttttgtttgtagtgTTGACCCTTTTCATTCCACCAACTTCCTTCTGGTAAACTTCTATACTGCAGATCCGCACCTCCTGGGCAGTTGGCCTTCTCTTGGGGGCGCCTCAAAGATAATTTAATTTTGTGCTCCCCCCCCAATACCGCCCGCACGACCAAACTGATCATCACAAGCTGACATCTCTGTCAACGTAAACAAGGAAGTGAGG
Coding sequences within:
- the LOC133635069 gene encoding claudin-1 isoform X1; translation: MANSALQLIGFFLALSGLAVTMMATVMVEWKRHFEGKSHSIYEGLWMSCSGEHRTTCELHESVLELPLEIQITRALLLLSIFLSAMALLVSTVGMKCTRFMDDKAVKSTVARIGGVLFMVSGILTFSITSWFVKKIVHKVHESHHLHSFEFGRAVFVSWAAGLLTTAGGAFLSCGRCARSSASSSISSNHLTPPSPSATVCSQKVPDHNQCHDY
- the LOC133635069 gene encoding claudin-1 isoform X2, which codes for MMATVMVEWKRHFEGKSHSIYEGLWMSCSGEHRTTCELHESVLELPLEIQITRALLLLSIFLSAMALLVSTVGMKCTRFMDDKAVKSTVARIGGVLFMVSGILTFSITSWFVKKIVHKVHESHHLHSFEFGRAVFVSWAAGLLTTAGGAFLSCGRCARSSASSSISSNHLTPPSPSATVCSQKVPDHNQCHDY